The Paenibacillus uliginis N3/975 genome has a window encoding:
- a CDS encoding DUF3574 domain-containing protein, which yields MMKKKIGIITAAIVVMLTLVFVPVQQSYSAEGSATTGIVGSALDGQFNLSHVIKIYVPSTVKGNIPITEEAQQKYVDQALTKFSEWFGGATALDGEGAWVDKDKTLIKENVTIVYAFAETLDKKSINQVVAYAKQLKEDLAQASISLEVDGKMYFIE from the coding sequence ATGATGAAGAAGAAGATTGGGATTATTACGGCAGCTATTGTAGTAATGTTGACCTTGGTTTTTGTACCGGTACAGCAATCTTACAGTGCGGAGGGGTCTGCGACAACCGGCATTGTCGGTAGTGCTCTTGATGGACAGTTTAACCTCAGTCATGTTATCAAAATTTATGTTCCGTCAACGGTAAAGGGCAATATTCCGATTACTGAAGAAGCACAGCAAAAGTATGTTGATCAGGCACTCACGAAATTTTCCGAATGGTTTGGCGGTGCTACGGCTCTAGATGGTGAAGGTGCTTGGGTCGATAAAGACAAAACACTGATCAAGGAAAACGTAACGATTGTGTACGCTTTTGCTGAAACATTAGATAAAAAATCGATTAATCAAGTGGTGGCTTACGCAAAGCAACTGAAAGAAGATCTCGCTCAGGCTTCGATATCCCTTGAAGTGGATGGTAAGATGTATTTCATTGAATAA
- a CDS encoding DUF896 domain-containing protein encodes MDIDALIERINVLARKNKNEGLTEEEQKERSELREVYLNNLRRNFRQQLDSIEWVDEEKDGPGLKH; translated from the coding sequence ATGGATATCGATGCTTTAATAGAACGTATAAACGTTCTGGCGAGAAAAAACAAAAATGAAGGGTTGACGGAGGAGGAACAAAAAGAACGTTCCGAGCTTCGTGAAGTCTATCTTAATAATCTTCGGAGAAACTTCCGACAGCAGTTGGATTCAATCGAATGGGTAGATGAAGAGAAAGACGGTCCTGGTTTGAAACATTAA
- a CDS encoding HAD family hydrolase → MPATAVLFDLDDTLLWDERSVEEAFEVTCQAGAESTGIDATALLTAVRSEARSLYESYDTFAFTKLIGINPFEGLWANFTAGDQPEFRRLQELAPVYRKESWRRGLKSLGVENDELAEELAERFAAERRKRPYVYDETFDVLKELQNTVKLLLLTNGSPDLQQEKLDGVPELATYFNHIVISGDFGKGKPDASIFTHALGLLGVEPENAVMVGDKLTTDIKGGNAAGLTTVWINRTDRPKDSSIVPDYEIQSLSELHDILSSL, encoded by the coding sequence ATGCCGGCAACTGCGGTACTGTTTGACCTGGATGATACGCTATTGTGGGATGAAAGAAGTGTAGAGGAAGCATTTGAGGTAACTTGTCAGGCTGGGGCGGAAAGCACCGGAATTGATGCAACCGCTCTGCTCACAGCAGTTCGAAGCGAAGCGCGCTCTTTGTACGAATCCTATGACACCTTTGCATTTACGAAATTGATTGGCATTAACCCATTTGAAGGCTTGTGGGCGAACTTTACAGCAGGCGATCAGCCGGAGTTCCGCCGTCTTCAGGAGCTCGCTCCTGTTTATCGTAAAGAATCATGGCGCAGAGGGCTGAAGTCTCTAGGAGTAGAGAACGATGAACTGGCAGAAGAGCTAGCAGAACGGTTTGCTGCTGAACGAAGAAAGCGTCCGTATGTGTATGATGAAACGTTTGATGTGCTGAAAGAGCTGCAGAACACTGTGAAGCTGTTGCTTTTAACGAATGGCAGTCCTGATTTGCAACAGGAAAAGTTGGATGGAGTTCCAGAACTTGCAACTTATTTTAATCACATCGTTATTTCGGGCGATTTTGGAAAAGGTAAACCGGATGCATCTATTTTCACCCATGCTCTTGGTTTACTGGGGGTTGAACCGGAAAATGCTGTGATGGTAGGGGATAAGCTGACTACCGACATTAAGGGTGGAAACGCTGCGGGACTGACAACCGTATGGATCAACCGGACGGACCGTCCTAAAGATTCCTCCATTGTACCGGACTATGAAATTCAGAGTTTGTCAGAGCTTCATGACATATTGTCTTCTTTGTAA
- a CDS encoding IS3 family transposase, producing the protein MDLYQAIQELHAEKGYALTKLCEIAGIARSAYYKWLKWKPSTRELEILSLAKEVKLRYDKRKGVLGYRQIRTQLNRKLKRNYNKKRYYRIMRALGLKSVIRKKRPNYVRASEIHVAENVMNREFQADAPNMKWCTDVTELKYGNGRKAYLSAIVDVYDNSIVSWVLSHSNNNKLVMDTVKKAYGRNPGVTPLLHSDRGFQYTSHEYSRLQVKYGFTKSMSRVSRCLDNQPIERFWGTLKAESFYLTKHDTYDDVLEDVRNYIRYYNNYRYTERLNGLSPNEYRRAA; encoded by the coding sequence GTGGACTTGTACCAAGCTATCCAAGAACTGCACGCTGAGAAAGGTTATGCCCTCACGAAGCTGTGTGAGATAGCCGGAATCGCTCGATCTGCCTATTATAAATGGCTGAAATGGAAGCCATCCACCCGGGAACTTGAAATTCTTTCGCTCGCTAAGGAAGTGAAACTTCGCTATGACAAGCGAAAGGGGGTTCTTGGCTATCGTCAAATCCGCACACAATTAAACCGTAAACTCAAAAGGAATTACAACAAAAAGCGTTATTATCGAATTATGCGTGCTCTTGGATTGAAATCGGTGATTCGCAAGAAACGACCGAACTACGTGAGAGCCTCTGAAATCCATGTAGCTGAAAATGTAATGAATCGTGAATTTCAAGCAGATGCTCCTAATATGAAGTGGTGCACAGACGTAACAGAATTGAAGTATGGGAATGGTCGTAAAGCCTATCTGAGCGCTATCGTTGATGTATACGATAACTCCATCGTTTCATGGGTTCTAAGCCACTCCAACAATAATAAACTCGTTATGGATACGGTGAAGAAAGCTTACGGGAGGAACCCGGGGGTGACTCCACTTCTCCATAGCGACAGAGGCTTCCAATATACCTCACATGAGTACAGTCGACTTCAGGTTAAGTACGGTTTTACTAAAAGTATGTCTCGTGTGAGCCGATGCCTGGATAACCAACCCATTGAACGATTTTGGGGTACATTGAAGGCAGAAAGCTTTTATCTGACGAAACACGACACCTATGATGACGTCCTCGAAGACGTGAGAAATTATATCCGCTACTACAACAATTACCGCTATACAGAGCGATTAAATGGCTTGTCTCCCAACGAGTATCGACGAGCTGCTTAA
- a CDS encoding cupin domain-containing protein produces MAEIVIRNTNERITGVDNVRDFLNKQEVIYEHWNIEKLPEDLQTNFALTDEEKKRILGIYDAEIRDLASRRGYKIWDVITLSESTPNLEELLNKFEEVHTHSEDEIRAIVGGKGIFIIKGADDVGYFNVELEPGDVISVPENTPHFFTLMDNRQIIAVRLFVEENGWVAHPVADPGFQ; encoded by the coding sequence ATGGCAGAAATCGTTATTCGTAACACGAACGAGCGGATCACCGGAGTGGATAATGTTCGGGATTTTTTGAACAAACAGGAAGTTATTTATGAGCATTGGAACATTGAAAAGCTGCCGGAAGACTTGCAGACAAACTTTGCCTTGACCGATGAGGAGAAAAAACGCATTCTCGGTATTTATGATGCAGAAATCCGTGATTTGGCCTCCCGCCGTGGATATAAAATTTGGGATGTCATCACTCTATCCGAGTCGACGCCTAATCTGGAAGAGCTGTTGAATAAGTTTGAGGAAGTTCACACGCATTCTGAGGATGAAATCCGTGCAATCGTAGGTGGTAAAGGTATTTTCATTATTAAAGGTGCCGATGACGTTGGCTACTTCAATGTTGAGCTTGAACCAGGTGATGTTATTTCCGTACCGGAAAATACACCACATTTCTTCACCTTGATGGACAATCGTCAAATTATTGCTGTGCGTCTTTTTGTTGAAGAGAATGGATGGGTAGCCCATCCCGTTGCTGACCCAGGTTTTCAATAA
- the lexA gene encoding transcriptional repressor LexA yields the protein MSKISSRQQAILEFIRNEVRSKGYPPSVREIGEAVGLASSSTVHGHLDRLEKKGLIRRDPTKPRAIELLGQEESENSNLFTHTISRVPVVGKVTAGVPITATENIEDYFPLPQHFVGDNKVFMLTVMGDSMVEAGIHNGDYVIVRQQQTADNGDIVVAMTEEDEATVKTFYKEKDHIRLQPENPTYEPLRLNHVTILGKVVGVFRDIH from the coding sequence ATGTCGAAGATATCCAGCCGCCAGCAGGCGATATTGGAATTTATCCGCAACGAAGTTCGGAGCAAGGGCTACCCGCCTTCCGTACGAGAAATCGGTGAGGCTGTCGGACTGGCTTCCAGTTCAACAGTACATGGTCATCTGGATCGTTTGGAGAAGAAAGGCTTAATCCGTCGTGACCCTACGAAGCCAAGAGCCATTGAGCTGCTCGGGCAAGAAGAATCGGAGAACAGTAATTTATTCACACACACCATCTCCAGAGTTCCTGTCGTCGGTAAAGTTACTGCCGGTGTTCCTATCACTGCTACAGAGAACATTGAAGACTATTTCCCTCTACCGCAACATTTTGTAGGGGACAACAAAGTATTCATGTTAACCGTAATGGGTGACAGTATGGTTGAAGCTGGCATTCATAATGGGGATTATGTGATCGTCCGTCAGCAGCAGACCGCTGACAACGGCGACATTGTCGTAGCTATGACCGAGGAAGATGAAGCCACTGTGAAAACTTTTTATAAAGAGAAAGACCACATCCGTCTCCAACCGGAGAATCCGACATATGAGCCTCTTCGCTTAAACCATGTCACCATACTTGGTAAAGTTGTCGGCGTATTTAGAGATATCCACTAG
- a CDS encoding LysM peptidoglycan-binding domain-containing protein, translating to MLRYTTYRSIYEGQFQEETHSQASLWNRTVELIKSRGVGKLILILLIVVLGCTGAFSVFAGGLEKPTAEKNIIVQPGDSLWSIAAAHKPKKMDTRVYISSIREVNELKGPDIQAGDVLSLPLW from the coding sequence ATGTTGAGATACACTACATACCGCAGTATTTATGAAGGACAGTTTCAGGAAGAGACACATAGCCAGGCTTCTCTATGGAATCGTACGGTAGAGTTGATTAAGTCACGTGGGGTTGGTAAATTGATTCTCATTCTGCTGATTGTTGTTTTAGGATGTACTGGTGCATTTTCCGTTTTTGCCGGGGGATTGGAGAAACCGACAGCGGAGAAGAATATTATTGTGCAGCCTGGTGACTCGCTCTGGAGTATTGCAGCGGCTCATAAACCGAAGAAGATGGACACGAGGGTATATATCAGTTCTATTAGGGAAGTTAATGAGTTGAAAGGACCGGATATTCAAGCTGGAGATGTGTTGTCGTTGCCTCTATGGTGA
- a CDS encoding helix-turn-helix domain-containing protein has translation MMSKRNPISFDVKLRIVKRCLQHETTPSYEAKQLGVDKNTVKDWIRKYRADGYEGLKKSRGCKAYSKELKLAAIRDVLSGNHSIREATKKYHISSKSVLTGWISKYTCREEIKPTRKGKGLSHMNKGRKTTFEERIEIAQYTIANDLDYQKSMEKYNVSYTQVYSWVQKYKSGGEESLKDNRGRKKPVEELDDHERLKLRIKELEARNEYLEMENALAKKLAEIKRRNSR, from the coding sequence ATGATGTCCAAAAGGAATCCAATTTCTTTTGATGTAAAGTTACGTATCGTAAAGCGATGCCTTCAGCATGAGACGACCCCTAGTTATGAAGCCAAGCAGTTGGGGGTAGATAAAAACACGGTTAAAGATTGGATAAGGAAATATAGAGCAGATGGTTATGAAGGATTAAAGAAATCCAGAGGATGTAAAGCATATTCAAAGGAACTGAAGCTTGCTGCCATCAGGGATGTTTTATCCGGAAATCATTCTATACGAGAGGCGACAAAGAAGTATCATATTTCGAGTAAAAGTGTTTTGACGGGATGGATTTCCAAGTATACTTGTAGGGAAGAAATAAAACCTACTCGTAAAGGAAAAGGACTATCTCATATGAATAAAGGACGTAAAACCACTTTCGAAGAACGCATTGAAATCGCGCAGTATACGATCGCCAATGATTTGGATTATCAGAAATCCATGGAAAAATATAATGTTTCTTATACCCAGGTCTACTCATGGGTGCAAAAATATAAATCTGGCGGCGAGGAGTCTCTCAAGGACAATCGTGGTCGCAAAAAGCCTGTAGAAGAGCTAGATGACCATGAACGACTCAAGCTTCGGATCAAAGAACTGGAAGCACGGAACGAATATTTAGAAATGGAGAACGCCCTCGCAAAAAAGTTGGCAGAGATCAAGCGACGAAATTCACGCTAA
- the metH gene encoding methionine synthase — translation MSKPSLQEVLKERILILDGAMGTMIQQEDLSPQDFGGDDLDGCNEMLVLNRPDVIQSIHELYLEAGADLIETNTFGATSVVLAEYDVPQLAREINLEAARLALAAVAKYSTPEKPRYVVGAMGPTTKTLSVTGGVTFQELVESYEEQAVALIEGGVDALLLETSQDTLNVKAGTIGIRQAFDKSGIQLPIMVSGTIEPMGTTLAGQNIEAFYISLEHIEPISIGLNCATGPEFMRDHIRSLSDMSKAAVSCYPNAGLPDENGHYHESPDSLAQKMGAFAEKGWLNIAGGCCGTTPDHIRALSNTMSQYPPRQLNGSHLPALSGIDPVYIEQENRPYMVGERTNVLGSRKFKRLIVEGKYEEASEIARAQVKNGAHVIDICVQDPDREEQDDMIKFLELVVKKVKVPLMVDTTDPEVIDLALSYSQGKAIINSINLEDGEEKFEKVTPLVHKYGAAVVVGTIDESGQAIHRNDKLNVARRSYDLLVNKYGIKPEDIIFDTLVFPVGTGDEQYIGSAQETIEGIRLIKKAMPECHTILGISNVSFGLPEAGREVLNSVFLYECTKAGLDYAIVNTEKLERYASIPEEERRLAEDLIYRTNDSTLAAFVAAFRNKKVEKKEKISNLSLEDRLATYVVEGTKEGLIPDLNEALKKYSALEVINGPLMAGMTEVGRLFNNNELIVAEVLQSAEVMKASVAHLEQFMEKNETSVKGKIMLATVKGDVHDIGKNLVEIILGNNGYDIINLGIKVPPEQIIEAYRREKPDAIGLSGLLVKSAQQMVLTAQDLKTAGISVPIMVGGAALTRKFTRTRIRPEYEGMVLYAKDAMDGLDIANKLSDPVQRKEIEDHINAEREADSSEAQVEKHLPEQTRVKRSKISSDAPVYIPPDMERHVIRSYPISHILPYINMQMLLGHHLGLRGSVEQLLQAQDPKAVSLKATVDDILQEATQDGIIQAHAMYRFFPAQSEGDDILIYDPEDNATVLHRFSFPRQQVEPYLCLSDFLRSVESGVMDYVGFLVVTAGHGVGKLSAEWKDKGDYLRSHALQSVALETAEALAERVHHMMRDSWGFPDPEDMTMKRRLGARYQGIRVSFGYPACPDLEDQEPLFKLMKPEDMGVHLTEGFMMEPEASVSAMVFSHPEAKYFNVDKA, via the coding sequence TTGAGCAAACCTAGCTTACAAGAAGTACTAAAAGAACGAATATTAATCCTTGATGGCGCTATGGGCACCATGATACAGCAGGAGGACCTCTCACCGCAGGATTTCGGCGGAGACGACTTGGACGGCTGCAACGAAATGCTGGTGTTAAATCGCCCGGATGTCATTCAATCCATTCACGAACTATATCTGGAAGCGGGCGCAGATCTGATTGAAACCAACACGTTTGGTGCAACCTCGGTCGTATTGGCTGAATATGATGTACCTCAGCTTGCCCGAGAGATCAATTTGGAGGCGGCTCGTCTGGCGCTCGCCGCTGTTGCAAAATATTCAACTCCCGAGAAACCTCGTTATGTTGTTGGGGCAATGGGGCCGACTACGAAAACACTGTCGGTTACCGGAGGAGTTACGTTTCAAGAGTTAGTTGAAAGTTACGAAGAACAGGCTGTTGCATTAATAGAAGGCGGCGTTGATGCCTTACTGCTCGAAACGTCACAGGATACACTTAACGTGAAGGCCGGAACGATTGGCATACGACAAGCGTTTGATAAATCAGGCATTCAGCTGCCAATCATGGTTTCGGGCACAATTGAGCCGATGGGTACGACCCTGGCCGGTCAGAATATTGAAGCTTTTTACATATCACTGGAACATATCGAACCGATATCGATCGGTTTAAACTGCGCTACAGGACCGGAATTTATGAGGGACCATATTCGCTCCTTGTCAGATATGTCTAAAGCGGCGGTAAGCTGCTACCCGAATGCAGGTTTGCCTGATGAGAATGGACATTACCATGAGTCTCCGGATTCTTTGGCTCAAAAGATGGGCGCTTTTGCGGAAAAAGGATGGCTTAACATCGCCGGAGGCTGCTGCGGAACTACGCCGGATCATATCCGTGCTTTGTCTAATACTATGAGTCAGTATCCACCTCGTCAGCTTAACGGGTCTCACCTACCTGCATTATCAGGTATTGATCCTGTCTATATCGAGCAGGAGAACCGGCCGTACATGGTTGGAGAACGGACAAATGTCCTGGGTTCCCGTAAATTTAAGCGTCTTATTGTTGAAGGGAAATACGAGGAAGCATCCGAAATTGCCCGCGCTCAAGTCAAAAATGGGGCCCATGTGATCGATATTTGCGTCCAAGATCCGGACCGTGAAGAGCAAGATGACATGATTAAATTTCTGGAGCTTGTTGTTAAAAAGGTTAAGGTACCACTAATGGTGGACACTACAGATCCTGAAGTCATTGATCTAGCACTCAGCTATTCGCAAGGTAAAGCGATAATTAACTCCATTAACCTTGAAGATGGTGAAGAAAAGTTCGAAAAGGTAACTCCGTTGGTTCATAAATACGGGGCGGCTGTAGTCGTTGGTACAATTGACGAGAGCGGACAGGCTATTCATCGCAATGATAAGCTTAATGTTGCTCGCCGTTCGTATGATCTGCTTGTTAATAAGTATGGCATCAAGCCGGAGGATATCATTTTTGATACCTTGGTGTTTCCGGTCGGCACAGGTGATGAGCAGTATATCGGATCAGCACAGGAAACGATTGAAGGGATACGCCTCATTAAAAAAGCGATGCCTGAATGCCATACGATCCTTGGGATCAGTAATGTTTCTTTCGGTCTTCCTGAAGCCGGGAGAGAAGTGCTCAATTCCGTATTTTTGTATGAGTGCACAAAAGCGGGACTTGATTACGCCATTGTTAATACAGAGAAGCTGGAGCGTTACGCATCGATACCTGAAGAGGAGCGTCGTCTGGCTGAAGATCTGATCTACCGTACCAATGATTCGACGCTTGCAGCCTTTGTGGCAGCGTTCCGGAACAAGAAGGTAGAGAAGAAAGAAAAAATATCAAACTTAAGCCTAGAAGATCGCCTGGCTACTTATGTTGTGGAAGGCACCAAAGAAGGTCTCATCCCGGATTTGAACGAGGCATTGAAGAAGTATAGTGCACTTGAAGTCATTAACGGACCGCTTATGGCAGGAATGACGGAAGTTGGCCGGTTGTTTAACAACAATGAGCTGATTGTGGCTGAGGTTTTGCAGAGCGCAGAAGTAATGAAAGCTTCCGTAGCTCATCTAGAACAATTTATGGAGAAGAACGAAACGTCGGTTAAAGGCAAAATTATGCTCGCGACTGTAAAAGGTGACGTTCACGATATTGGTAAAAACCTCGTCGAAATCATCCTGGGTAACAATGGTTACGACATCATCAATTTGGGTATAAAAGTACCACCGGAGCAAATCATTGAGGCTTACCGTCGTGAAAAGCCCGATGCAATTGGTTTATCCGGCCTTCTGGTGAAGTCCGCCCAACAGATGGTTTTGACGGCACAGGATTTGAAAACAGCCGGTATCAGTGTGCCAATTATGGTTGGCGGTGCGGCACTGACACGCAAATTCACGAGAACACGAATCCGGCCTGAGTATGAAGGTATGGTTCTGTATGCCAAAGATGCTATGGATGGATTGGATATTGCCAACAAGCTCAGTGATCCAGTTCAACGGAAGGAAATTGAAGATCATATTAACGCGGAACGGGAAGCCGACTCGTCTGAAGCACAAGTAGAAAAACACTTGCCAGAACAAACACGGGTTAAACGGTCAAAAATATCTTCCGATGCACCGGTGTACATTCCACCGGATATGGAGCGGCATGTCATTCGTAGCTATCCAATATCTCATATACTACCTTATATCAATATGCAGATGCTTCTAGGACACCATTTAGGTCTGCGCGGTTCCGTAGAACAACTACTGCAAGCTCAGGATCCAAAAGCCGTTTCCCTAAAAGCAACAGTAGATGATATATTACAAGAAGCTACTCAAGACGGAATCATTCAAGCCCATGCGATGTATCGCTTCTTCCCGGCACAGTCGGAGGGTGATGATATTCTGATCTATGATCCGGAGGATAATGCAACAGTTCTTCACCGGTTCAGCTTTCCGAGGCAGCAGGTGGAACCATATCTCTGCTTGTCCGATTTCTTGAGATCGGTCGAAAGTGGGGTCATGGATTATGTCGGCTTCCTGGTCGTAACGGCTGGGCACGGAGTAGGCAAGCTTTCCGCAGAATGGAAAGACAAGGGAGACTATTTACGTTCTCATGCGCTGCAGTCTGTTGCTCTTGAGACCGCTGAGGCGCTTGCTGAACGTGTCCATCATATGATGCGGGATTCATGGGGATTTCCGGATCCAGAAGATATGACCATGAAGAGACGACTCGGAGCAAGGTATCAAGGAATTCGGGTATCCTTCGGTTATCCAGCTTGTCCGGATCTGGAGGATCAAGAGCCTCTGTTTAAACTGATGAAACCGGAAGACATGGGGGTTCACCTTACCGAAGGCTTTATGATGGAACCTGAAGCCTCTGTTTCGGCAATGGTATTTAGCCACCCGGAAGCAAAATATTTTAACGTGGATAAAGCATAA
- the rnz gene encoding ribonuclease Z, with the protein MELYFLGTNAGVPTLQRNVTSIALRLLEERRSMWLFDCGEGTQHQILRSPLKMTRLEKIFITHLHGDHIFGLPGLLSSRSAQGATSPVTIYGPKGIKAYIETSLDISQSRVNYSLEVVEHSGGVLFEDDGFRVESALLEHRAESFGYRITEKDRPGNLDLERLESYGLKPGPLYGRLKRGESVQTPDGQEVHAADVLLAPKKGRIVTILGDTRPCANIVPLAKGSDLLVHEATFMHELQDIANEYYHSTALQAAEAASEAGVKELMLTHFSSRYKDTEHLQPLLDEAKQVFPNTRLAEDFGLYPVQR; encoded by the coding sequence ATGGAACTCTATTTTTTAGGGACGAACGCAGGGGTTCCGACGCTGCAGCGGAACGTTACCTCAATTGCACTAAGATTGCTGGAGGAAAGGCGTAGCATGTGGTTATTTGATTGTGGAGAAGGGACGCAGCATCAGATTCTCCGATCCCCGTTGAAAATGACAAGACTTGAGAAAATATTTATTACCCATCTGCATGGTGATCATATTTTCGGATTGCCAGGTCTTTTATCCAGTCGCAGCGCTCAGGGAGCAACCTCGCCAGTTACCATTTATGGACCAAAGGGAATTAAAGCTTATATTGAAACATCACTGGATATCAGTCAATCGCGGGTTAATTATTCTCTGGAAGTCGTTGAGCACAGCGGTGGAGTGTTGTTTGAGGACGATGGGTTCCGTGTGGAATCTGCACTGCTTGAACATCGGGCTGAAAGCTTTGGTTACCGAATTACGGAAAAAGATCGCCCGGGCAACTTGGACTTGGAACGATTGGAGTCGTATGGACTTAAACCGGGTCCATTATACGGACGGCTTAAACGTGGAGAAAGTGTACAGACCCCAGATGGCCAGGAGGTCCATGCGGCAGATGTGTTACTCGCTCCCAAAAAGGGACGAATTGTTACCATTCTTGGAGATACTCGGCCATGTGCTAATATTGTACCTCTTGCCAAGGGTTCGGATCTTTTGGTTCATGAGGCAACCTTCATGCATGAGCTTCAGGATATTGCAAATGAGTACTATCACAGCACCGCTCTACAGGCTGCAGAAGCGGCATCTGAAGCGGGAGTGAAGGAACTAATGCTTACGCATTTTAGTTCCCGTTATAAGGATACCGAGCATTTACAGCCCCTGCTTGATGAGGCAAAACAAGTATTTCCGAATACAAGATTAGCGGAGGATTTCGGGCTTTATCCTGTACAGAGATGA
- a CDS encoding DUF3139 domain-containing protein, translating into MKKVVWFFAILVILLILGYILLQSKLNKLEDDLHSYLINEKNYNEEDIASIKARFSKIPRFPVYIIFEDEPHVTYAYTDRNVGQWVQIGPSDIDIEKRSYKHVDRD; encoded by the coding sequence ATGAAGAAAGTCGTATGGTTCTTTGCAATTTTAGTCATTCTTTTAATTCTTGGGTATATTTTATTACAATCGAAGTTAAATAAGCTTGAGGATGATTTACATTCCTACCTTATTAATGAAAAAAACTATAACGAAGAGGATATTGCAAGTATAAAAGCACGTTTTAGCAAAATACCTCGATTTCCTGTATACATTATATTTGAGGACGAGCCGCATGTCACGTATGCATACACGGATAGAAATGTTGGACAATGGGTCCAAATAGGACCGAGTGATATCGATATCGAAAAGAGGAGTTATAAACACGTAGATCGTGATTAA
- a CDS encoding FixH family protein, whose protein sequence is MKKKRYALISAMIMVAIALAACSDSKADKNEELMMMDPILVELTLNAETAAVGEKVIIQAKVTQSGEPVEDANLVEFEITREGGGMQAKVPVKHSQGGSYELEKTFKEPGTYRIVSHVTALGQHSMPMKELKVTE, encoded by the coding sequence GTGAAAAAGAAAAGATACGCTTTGATTTCCGCTATGATTATGGTGGCAATCGCCTTGGCAGCCTGCAGTGATAGCAAAGCAGACAAGAATGAGGAGCTAATGATGATGGATCCGATCTTAGTGGAGCTTACTCTGAATGCTGAAACGGCTGCTGTCGGGGAGAAAGTGATAATCCAAGCGAAGGTGACCCAATCTGGTGAGCCTGTCGAGGATGCAAACCTTGTTGAATTTGAAATCACACGTGAAGGTGGAGGTATGCAGGCAAAAGTTCCGGTAAAGCATTCACAAGGTGGAAGTTACGAGCTGGAAAAGACGTTTAAAGAACCGGGGACTTACCGGATTGTATCACACGTAACTGCACTTGGACAGCACTCTATGCCGATGAAAGAGCTTAAAGTAACTGAATAG
- a CDS encoding SHOCT domain-containing protein → MFSSDDAFAKLEKLSELHAKKIITDEEYQTKKNELLSSI, encoded by the coding sequence TTGTTTTCTTCTGATGATGCCTTTGCGAAGCTAGAAAAATTATCAGAATTGCATGCTAAAAAGATCATTACCGATGAGGAATATCAAACAAAGAAAAATGAACTTCTTTCGTCAATATGA